The Pantoea vagans genome includes a window with the following:
- a CDS encoding YhdT family protein gives MDWRFLQANKEARWAFYLTLAYLAVWGFSAWLGGDEIGVLGLPRWFELSCIFAPLLFIVLCWLMVRILFRDMSLEDHDGR, from the coding sequence ATGGATTGGCGTTTTTTGCAAGCGAACAAAGAGGCGCGCTGGGCTTTTTATCTGACGCTGGCTTACCTTGCCGTCTGGGGATTTTCCGCCTGGTTAGGTGGGGATGAAATCGGTGTTTTGGGCCTGCCTCGCTGGTTCGAACTTTCCTGCATCTTTGCACCGCTGCTGTTTATTGTGTTGTGCTGGCTGATGGTGCGCATCCTGTTCCGTGATATGTCACTGGAGGACCATGATGGACGCTGA
- the panF gene encoding sodium/pantothenate symporter has translation MDAEIILPLLAYLVLIAALSVFAMRKQRQGNFLSEYFLGSRSMGGFVLAMTITTTYISASSFIGGPGAAYKYGLGWVLLAMIQVPAVWLSLSVLGKKFAILARRYNAVTLNDMLYGRYGSTLLIWLSSISLLVAFIGAMTVQFIGGARLLETAAGIPYDTGLLIFGGTIALYTAFGGFRASVLNDAMQGLVMLIGTFLLLFAVIHQAGGLETAVTKLRTIDPQLVSPEGVGNVINPTFLSSFAVLVCFGVIGLPHTAVRCISYKDSKAMHRGIVLGTIVVVILMLGMHLAGALGRAIIPDLTVPDRVIPTLMITVLPPMAAGIFLAAPMAAIMSTINAQLLQSSATLIKDLYLRVAPQHSENEARLRMLSGSITFVLGVLLLLAAWNPPDMIIWLNLLAFGGLEAVFLWPLVLGLYWERANATGAISGMVVGAACYTLLASLNIELWGFHPIVPALTLSLLAFIAGNLFGRTPDVRNAAVE, from the coding sequence ATGGACGCTGAAATCATTCTTCCACTTCTGGCTTATCTGGTGCTGATTGCGGCACTGTCTGTTTTCGCCATGCGCAAACAGCGCCAGGGTAACTTCCTGAGCGAATACTTCCTCGGCAGCCGTTCTATGGGTGGCTTCGTGCTGGCCATGACTATCACGACCACTTACATCAGTGCCAGCTCGTTTATTGGCGGCCCCGGTGCAGCTTACAAATACGGTCTTGGCTGGGTATTGCTGGCGATGATTCAGGTGCCCGCCGTGTGGCTTTCCCTTAGCGTGCTGGGCAAAAAATTTGCCATTCTGGCCCGCCGCTACAATGCCGTTACGCTAAATGACATGCTGTATGGCCGGTATGGCAGCACGCTCTTGATTTGGCTTTCCAGCATTAGCTTGTTAGTGGCCTTTATCGGCGCGATGACGGTGCAATTTATCGGCGGTGCTCGTCTGCTGGAAACGGCGGCAGGTATTCCTTATGACACTGGTTTGCTGATATTTGGCGGTACTATCGCACTGTACACGGCTTTTGGCGGTTTCCGCGCCAGCGTACTCAATGATGCGATGCAAGGCCTGGTGATGCTGATCGGCACTTTCCTGCTGCTGTTTGCCGTTATCCACCAAGCCGGTGGGCTGGAAACTGCCGTAACGAAACTACGCACCATCGACCCGCAGCTGGTCTCGCCAGAAGGCGTGGGTAATGTCATCAATCCCACCTTCCTGAGCTCTTTCGCCGTGCTGGTCTGCTTTGGCGTGATTGGCTTACCGCATACGGCTGTGCGCTGTATTTCCTATAAAGACAGTAAAGCCATGCACCGCGGTATTGTGCTCGGCACGATTGTGGTGGTGATCCTGATGCTGGGTATGCATCTGGCGGGTGCGCTGGGGCGTGCCATTATTCCAGACCTGACCGTTCCCGATCGCGTCATTCCGACATTAATGATCACGGTGCTGCCTCCAATGGCGGCAGGCATATTCCTCGCCGCGCCGATGGCGGCAATCATGTCGACGATTAACGCGCAGCTATTACAATCCTCCGCTACGCTGATCAAGGATCTGTACCTGCGTGTTGCGCCCCAGCACAGCGAAAATGAAGCACGCTTGCGTATGCTGTCAGGCAGCATCACCTTTGTGCTGGGTGTGCTATTACTGCTGGCTGCCTGGAATCCGCCCGATATGATTATTTGGCTCAATTTGCTGGCATTTGGCGGGCTGGAAGCAGTGTTCCTTTGGCCACTGGTACTGGGCCTGTACTGGGAGCGAGCGAATGCGACTGGCGCGATTAGCGGCATGGTGGTGGGTGCGGCCTGTTATACCTTGCTCGCTAGCCTGAATATCGAACTGTGGGGGTTCCACCCTATCGTCCCCGCATTGACCTTAAGCCTGTTGGCCTTTATCGCAGGCAACCTGTTTGGCAGAACGCCTGATGTGCGCAATGCTGCAGTGGAATAA
- the msrP gene encoding protein-methionine-sulfoxide reductase catalytic subunit MsrP: MKLKQSLTEADITPESIFNMRRRQVLKALGLGAAAASLPGVAQADVLSWFKGNDRPPAPAGRDLQFTKPAEWQANLPLTPFDKVSGYNNFYEFGLDKADPAANAGTLKTEPWQLRIEGEVAKPVTLDMDDIFKRFAMEQRIYRMRCVEAWSMVIPWVGFELNKLLKLAEPTSNARFVAFQTLYAPDQMPGQKDRFIGGGLDYPYVEGLRLDEAMHPLTLLSTGVYGKALPPQNGAPIRLTVPWKYGFKGIKSIVKITLTRDQPPTTWSQIAANEYGFYANVNPHVDHPRWSQATERFIGSGGILNVERQPTLLFNGYAKEVASLYRGLDLRENY, translated from the coding sequence ATGAAGCTGAAGCAATCACTGACCGAAGCCGACATCACACCAGAAAGCATCTTTAATATGCGTCGCCGTCAGGTTTTGAAAGCACTGGGACTGGGCGCTGCAGCAGCCAGTTTACCCGGGGTGGCACAGGCTGATGTGCTGAGTTGGTTCAAGGGGAACGATCGCCCGCCTGCGCCTGCGGGCCGCGATCTGCAATTCACCAAGCCAGCCGAGTGGCAGGCGAATTTGCCGCTGACGCCGTTTGATAAGGTCTCCGGTTACAATAATTTTTATGAATTTGGCCTGGATAAAGCCGATCCCGCAGCCAACGCAGGAACGTTGAAAACCGAGCCGTGGCAGTTGCGCATTGAAGGTGAAGTCGCAAAACCGGTGACGCTGGATATGGACGACATCTTTAAACGGTTTGCCATGGAGCAGCGCATTTATCGTATGCGATGCGTGGAAGCCTGGTCGATGGTGATCCCTTGGGTCGGTTTTGAGCTGAATAAACTGCTCAAACTGGCGGAACCTACCAGCAATGCGCGTTTTGTCGCTTTCCAGACGCTCTATGCACCGGATCAAATGCCTGGCCAAAAAGACCGCTTTATCGGCGGCGGGCTGGATTACCCCTATGTAGAAGGGTTGCGCCTGGATGAAGCGATGCATCCCCTCACGCTGCTCAGTACCGGTGTTTATGGCAAAGCGCTGCCACCGCAGAATGGCGCGCCGATTCGTCTGACGGTGCCATGGAAATACGGTTTCAAAGGCATTAAATCTATCGTCAAGATCACCCTGACGCGCGATCAGCCCCCTACGACCTGGAGTCAAATCGCCGCCAATGAATACGGCTTTTATGCCAATGTGAACCCGCACGTCGATCATCCACGCTGGTCGCAGGCCACTGAACGCTTTATTGGTTCCGGCGGTATTCTTAACGTGGAACGTCAGCCTACACTTTTGTTTAACGGCTACGCTAAAGAGGTGGCATCGCTCTATCGTGGGCTCGATTTACGGGAGAACTACTGA
- the accC gene encoding acetyl-CoA carboxylase biotin carboxylase subunit: MLDKIVIANRGEIALRILRACKELGIKTVAVHSTADRDLKHVLLADETVCIGPAQSVKSYLNIPALISAAEITGAVAIHPGYGFLSENADFAEQVERSGFIFIGPKADTIRLMGDKVSAITAMKKTGVPTVPGSDGSLTDDMDKNRAIAKRIGYPVIIKASGGGGGRGMRVVRSEKDLEQSIGMTKAEAKAAFNNDMVYMEKFLENPRHIEIQVMADGQGNAIYLAERDCSMQRRHQKVVEEAPAPGITAELRRNIGERCAKACIDIGYRGAGTFEFLYENGEFYFIEMNTRIQVEHPVTEMITGVDLIKEQLRIAAGQPLSIKQEDVVVRGHAVECRINAEDPNTFLPSPGKITRFHAPGGFGVRWESHIYAGYSVPPYYDSMIGKLITYGDTREVAIARMKNALAELIIDGIKTNVELQMKIMSDENFQQGGTNIHYLEKKLGLHEK, from the coding sequence ATGCTGGATAAAATTGTCATTGCTAACCGCGGTGAAATTGCGCTGCGCATTCTGCGTGCCTGCAAAGAGCTGGGCATCAAGACTGTTGCCGTACACTCCACTGCGGACCGCGACCTGAAGCACGTGCTGCTGGCGGACGAAACCGTCTGCATCGGCCCGGCGCAGTCGGTCAAAAGTTATCTGAACATCCCGGCACTGATCTCTGCCGCCGAAATCACTGGCGCAGTGGCGATCCACCCGGGCTACGGCTTCCTCTCTGAGAACGCCGATTTCGCTGAGCAGGTTGAGCGCTCTGGCTTTATCTTCATCGGCCCGAAAGCCGACACCATCCGCCTGATGGGCGACAAAGTGTCTGCGATCACCGCGATGAAGAAAACCGGCGTACCGACCGTACCGGGCTCTGACGGCTCGCTGACCGATGACATGGATAAAAACCGTGCCATCGCCAAGCGCATCGGCTATCCGGTGATCATCAAAGCCTCCGGCGGCGGCGGCGGTCGCGGCATGCGCGTGGTGCGCAGCGAAAAAGATCTGGAACAATCCATCGGCATGACGAAAGCGGAAGCCAAAGCGGCTTTCAACAACGACATGGTGTACATGGAGAAATTCCTCGAGAACCCACGTCACATTGAAATTCAGGTGATGGCCGACGGTCAGGGCAACGCGATCTATCTGGCGGAACGTGACTGCTCAATGCAGCGTCGTCACCAGAAAGTGGTCGAAGAAGCGCCTGCGCCAGGCATCACGGCAGAGCTGCGTCGTAACATCGGCGAGCGTTGTGCCAAGGCCTGTATTGATATCGGCTATCGCGGTGCGGGTACCTTCGAGTTCCTGTACGAAAACGGTGAGTTCTACTTCATTGAGATGAACACCCGTATTCAGGTTGAACATCCGGTGACCGAGATGATCACCGGCGTGGATCTGATCAAAGAGCAGCTGCGTATTGCTGCCGGTCAGCCGCTGTCGATCAAACAGGAAGACGTGGTGGTTCGCGGCCATGCGGTGGAATGCCGTATCAACGCCGAAGACCCGAACACTTTCCTGCCAAGCCCGGGCAAGATCACCCGTTTCCACGCGCCAGGCGGTTTTGGCGTGCGCTGGGAATCGCACATCTATGCCGGCTACAGCGTGCCGCCGTATTACGATTCCATGATCGGTAAGTTGATCACCTACGGTGACACCCGTGAAGTGGCCATCGCGCGTATGAAGAATGCGCTGGCAGAGCTGATCATCGACGGCATCAAGACCAACGTCGAGCTGCAGATGAAAATCATGTCCGACGAAAACTTCCAGCAGGGTGGCACCAACATCCACTATCTGGAGAAAAAACTCGGCCTGCACGAGAAGTAA
- the dusB gene encoding tRNA dihydrouridine synthase DusB, producing MRIGQYQLRNRLIAAPMAGVTDKPFRTLCYENGAGMTVSEMLSSNPEVWATDKSRLRMVHSDEPGIRAVQIAGCDPDDMAAAARINVASGAQVIDINMGCPAKKVNRKMAGSALLQHPQLVESILLAVVNAVDVPVTLKIRTGWDKDNRNCVEIAQLAERCGIQALTIHGRTRACLFEGQAEYDSIRTVKQNVSIPIIANGDITDPHKARAVLDYTGADALMVGRAAQGRPWIFREIQHYLDTGELLAPKPLAEVKQMLIGHIRELHDFYGQRKGYRIARKHVSWYLQESAPDDQFRRTFNAIEDASEQLEALEAYFENLA from the coding sequence ATGCGCATTGGACAATATCAGCTACGTAATCGACTCATCGCTGCGCCTATGGCCGGGGTAACCGACAAGCCATTTCGCACCTTGTGTTATGAGAACGGCGCCGGTATGACTGTCTCCGAGATGCTGTCATCCAACCCAGAAGTTTGGGCCACTGACAAATCCCGTTTGCGTATGGTGCATAGTGACGAGCCCGGTATTCGCGCCGTGCAAATTGCCGGTTGCGATCCTGATGATATGGCGGCTGCCGCACGCATTAATGTGGCGTCTGGCGCGCAAGTCATTGATATCAACATGGGCTGCCCGGCCAAGAAAGTGAATCGTAAGATGGCAGGTTCAGCGCTGCTGCAGCATCCGCAACTGGTGGAGTCTATCCTCCTTGCGGTAGTCAACGCAGTCGATGTACCGGTTACGCTGAAGATTCGCACTGGTTGGGACAAAGATAATCGTAATTGTGTAGAAATTGCCCAATTGGCTGAACGTTGTGGCATTCAGGCTCTCACCATTCATGGCCGCACGCGCGCCTGTTTGTTTGAAGGGCAAGCTGAATACGACAGCATTCGGACAGTTAAGCAGAACGTTTCCATTCCGATCATCGCGAATGGTGACATTACTGACCCGCATAAAGCCAGAGCGGTGCTCGACTATACCGGAGCCGATGCTCTGATGGTTGGTCGCGCTGCTCAGGGAAGACCGTGGATCTTCCGGGAAATCCAGCATTATCTGGACACAGGGGAGCTGCTGGCACCGAAGCCGCTGGCTGAAGTGAAGCAAATGCTGATTGGGCACATACGGGAGTTGCACGACTTTTATGGTCAGCGCAAGGGATACCGTATTGCTCGTAAACACGTTTCCTGGTATTTACAGGAAAGTGCTCCTGATGACCAGTTTCGGCGCACATTCAACGCCATAGAGGATGCCAGCGAACAGCTGGAGGCGTTGGAGGCATACTTCGAAAATCTTGCGTAA
- the aroQ gene encoding type II 3-dehydroquinate dehydratase: MAHKFHILLLNGPNLNLLGTREPEKYGHTTLAQIVGDLTQQADQHHVKLSHLQSNAEFQLIDRIHEARGNVDYIIINPAAFTHTSVALRDALLAVSIPFIEVHLSNVHAREPFRHHSYLSDVSAGVICGLGADGYSWALQTAVKRLSHSN; this comes from the coding sequence ATGGCGCACAAATTTCACATACTGCTTTTGAACGGTCCCAATTTGAATTTGCTGGGAACGCGCGAGCCTGAGAAGTATGGTCATACCACGCTGGCACAAATCGTCGGCGATCTGACACAACAGGCTGACCAGCACCATGTGAAATTGAGTCATTTGCAATCGAACGCTGAGTTTCAGTTGATCGATCGTATTCACGAGGCCCGTGGCAATGTGGATTACATCATCATCAACCCAGCTGCGTTCACGCACACCAGCGTTGCACTGCGTGATGCGCTGTTGGCGGTAAGCATTCCTTTTATTGAGGTGCATCTCTCAAACGTGCATGCACGCGAACCGTTCCGGCATCACTCCTATCTTTCCGATGTATCTGCCGGCGTCATCTGTGGACTTGGCGCTGATGGATACTCGTGGGCTTTACAAACGGCAGTAAAACGCCTGTCACATTCCAATTAA
- the msrQ gene encoding protein-methionine-sulfoxide reductase heme-binding subunit MsrQ has protein sequence MRLTLRQITLLKVVLHLAAFLPFIYLFMAASQGWLSADPAKDIQHFTGRMALKLLLATLLVSPLTRYLKQPLLIRTRRLLGVWCFVWACLHLTSYYLLELGYNHLQLLGKEIVSRPYLLLGMICWLVLFALAITSFQRAQRKLGRRWQTLHNGIYLVAILAPIHYLWSVKVFSPQPWIYALLALVLLGWRYNKLRNLLRR, from the coding sequence GTGCGACTGACGTTACGGCAAATCACCCTACTGAAAGTGGTGCTGCACCTGGCGGCCTTTCTGCCGTTTATTTATCTGTTTATGGCCGCTAGCCAGGGTTGGCTGAGTGCCGATCCGGCAAAAGATATTCAGCATTTTACCGGCAGAATGGCGCTGAAGTTACTGCTCGCCACGCTACTTGTCAGCCCTTTGACGCGCTACCTGAAACAACCGCTGCTTATTCGCACCCGTCGCCTGTTGGGCGTATGGTGCTTTGTTTGGGCCTGTTTGCATTTAACCAGCTATTACCTACTGGAACTGGGGTACAACCATCTGCAATTGCTGGGCAAAGAGATCGTTTCTCGCCCCTATCTGTTACTGGGTATGATCTGTTGGTTGGTGCTGTTTGCCCTGGCGATTACTTCGTTTCAACGTGCGCAGCGCAAACTCGGTCGCCGCTGGCAAACCTTGCACAATGGCATCTATCTTGTCGCGATCCTCGCACCTATCCACTATCTTTGGTCAGTCAAAGTCTTCTCACCTCAGCCTTGGATTTATGCACTGCTGGCTTTGGTGTTGTTAGGCTGGCGTTACAATAAGTTGCGTAATCTTCTTCGCCGATAA
- the prmA gene encoding 50S ribosomal protein L11 methyltransferase: MPWIQIKINSTGENAEPLSDALMDVGAVSVTFQDTHDNPVYEPLPGETRLWGDTDVIGLFDAETEMDDVVAELSQHPLLGSHFHHKIEQIEDKDWEREWMDNFHPMRFGERLWICPSWRDVPDPNAVNVMLDPGLAFGTGTHPTTSLCLTWLDGLDLQGKTVIDFGCGSGILAIAALKLGAAQAIGIDIDPQAIQASRDNAERNGVSERLSLYLPHQQPDNLQADVVVANILAGPLRELAPLISVLPKAGGHLGLSGVLASQAEGVCEAYAERFALDPVAEKEEWCRITGVRR; encoded by the coding sequence ATGCCTTGGATTCAAATCAAAATTAACAGTACCGGTGAAAATGCCGAACCCCTTAGCGATGCACTGATGGATGTCGGTGCAGTGTCAGTGACGTTCCAGGATACCCATGACAACCCGGTTTATGAGCCGCTGCCAGGGGAAACCCGTCTGTGGGGCGATACTGATGTGATTGGCCTGTTTGACGCCGAAACTGAGATGGACGATGTGGTAGCCGAACTGAGCCAGCATCCCCTGCTGGGATCGCACTTCCACCACAAGATCGAACAGATCGAGGACAAAGACTGGGAACGCGAATGGATGGATAACTTCCACCCAATGCGCTTTGGTGAACGTCTGTGGATCTGTCCAAGCTGGCGTGATGTGCCCGATCCAAACGCCGTTAATGTGATGCTGGATCCGGGACTGGCGTTTGGTACGGGTACCCATCCCACCACCTCACTGTGCCTGACCTGGCTCGACGGTCTCGATTTACAGGGTAAAACCGTGATCGATTTCGGCTGCGGTTCCGGGATCCTGGCGATTGCAGCCTTGAAACTGGGGGCTGCACAGGCCATCGGTATCGATATCGATCCGCAAGCCATTCAGGCCAGCCGCGATAACGCCGAGCGCAATGGCGTCTCTGAACGTCTTTCACTCTATCTACCGCACCAACAGCCCGATAACCTGCAGGCTGATGTCGTCGTAGCTAACATCCTTGCCGGCCCACTGCGCGAGCTGGCACCGCTGATTAGCGTCTTGCCAAAAGCAGGTGGCCATCTGGGGCTGTCTGGCGTACTGGCAAGCCAGGCAGAAGGGGTTTGCGAAGCCTATGCCGAACGCTTTGCGCTGGACCCGGTGGCCGAGAAAGAAGAGTGGTGCCGCATCACCGGCGTACGTCGCTAG
- the fis gene encoding DNA-binding transcriptional regulator Fis translates to MFEQRVNSDVLTVSTVNSQDQVTQKPLRDSVKQALKNYFAQLNGQDVSDLYELVLAEVEQPLLDMVMQYTRGNQTRAALMMGINRGTLRKKLKKYGMN, encoded by the coding sequence ATGTTCGAACAACGCGTAAATTCTGATGTACTGACCGTTTCAACCGTTAACTCACAGGATCAGGTGACGCAAAAGCCACTTCGTGATTCGGTTAAACAGGCACTGAAGAACTATTTTGCTCAACTGAATGGTCAGGATGTTAGTGATCTGTATGAGTTGGTACTGGCTGAAGTCGAGCAGCCTCTGTTGGACATGGTCATGCAGTACACCCGTGGCAACCAGACCCGTGCAGCACTGATGATGGGTATCAACCGTGGTACCCTGCGTAAGAAGCTGAAAAAATACGGCATGAACTGA
- a CDS encoding amino acid ABC transporter substrate-binding protein: protein MKKMMLSTLVAAASLFAVAQQAHAGTTLDAIKKKGFVQCGISDGLPGFSYADASGKFTGIDVDVCRAAAAAVFGDASKVKYTPLTAKERFTALQSGEVDILSRNTTWTSSRDGGMGFLFAGVNYYDGIGFLTHKKAGLKSAKELDGATVCIQAGTDTELNVADYFKANKMQYTPVTFDRSDESAKALDSGRCDTLSSDQSQLYALRVKLGKPDDFIVLPEVISKEPLGPVVRRGDDDWFTIVKWSLYAMLNAEEMGVSSKNVDQMAAKPTTPDMAHLLGAEGDFGKDLKLDNKWAYNIIKQVGNYQEVFDRNVGKDSALKIARGQNALWNQGGIQYAPPVR from the coding sequence ATGAAAAAGATGATGCTTTCCACCCTGGTCGCTGCTGCCTCGCTGTTCGCAGTTGCTCAACAAGCGCATGCGGGCACCACGTTGGATGCCATTAAGAAGAAAGGTTTCGTTCAGTGCGGTATCAGCGACGGCCTGCCAGGCTTCTCTTATGCTGATGCAAGCGGCAAATTTACCGGTATCGACGTGGACGTTTGTCGCGCTGCTGCGGCGGCGGTATTTGGTGATGCCAGCAAGGTGAAATACACCCCGCTGACAGCCAAAGAGCGCTTCACTGCGCTGCAGTCAGGCGAAGTGGATATTCTGTCACGTAACACCACCTGGACTTCATCACGCGATGGCGGCATGGGCTTCCTGTTTGCTGGCGTAAACTACTATGACGGTATCGGCTTCCTGACCCATAAGAAAGCCGGACTGAAAAGTGCAAAAGAATTGGATGGCGCCACTGTCTGTATCCAGGCTGGTACCGATACCGAGCTGAACGTGGCTGACTATTTTAAAGCCAATAAAATGCAGTACACCCCAGTAACCTTCGACCGCTCTGACGAATCCGCGAAAGCACTCGACAGCGGTCGCTGCGATACCCTCTCTTCTGACCAATCTCAGCTGTATGCACTGCGCGTTAAACTCGGCAAGCCAGATGATTTCATCGTGCTGCCAGAAGTGATCTCTAAAGAGCCGCTGGGCCCGGTGGTTCGTCGTGGTGATGACGATTGGTTCACCATCGTCAAGTGGTCACTCTACGCCATGTTGAACGCGGAAGAGATGGGCGTGAGCTCGAAGAATGTTGACCAGATGGCAGCGAAACCAACTACCCCTGATATGGCACACCTGTTAGGTGCTGAAGGTGACTTCGGTAAAGATCTGAAGCTGGATAACAAATGGGCTTACAACATCATCAAGCAGGTCGGTAACTATCAGGAAGTGTTTGATCGTAACGTTGGTAAAGACAGCGCATTGAAAATCGCGCGCGGCCAGAACGCACTCTGGAATCAGGGCGGCATCCAGTACGCTCCACCAGTACGCTAA
- the accB gene encoding acetyl-CoA carboxylase biotin carboxyl carrier protein gives MDIRKIKKLIELVEESGISELEISEGEESVRISRSPANAGYPVMQQAYAAPMMQQPALATAVAPAAAAPAAEAAKPEITGHIVRSPMVGTFYRTPSPDAKAFVEVGQKVNAGDTLCIVEAMKMMNQIEADKSGVVKAILVESGQPVEFDEPLVVIE, from the coding sequence ATGGATATTCGTAAAATTAAGAAACTGATCGAACTGGTTGAAGAGTCTGGCATCTCCGAGCTGGAAATCTCCGAGGGCGAAGAGTCCGTTCGTATCAGCCGTTCACCTGCTAATGCCGGCTACCCTGTGATGCAGCAGGCTTATGCTGCGCCGATGATGCAGCAACCTGCGCTGGCCACCGCCGTTGCCCCTGCGGCAGCAGCACCGGCTGCAGAAGCCGCTAAGCCAGAAATCACCGGTCACATCGTGCGTTCCCCGATGGTCGGCACCTTCTACCGCACCCCAAGCCCGGACGCGAAAGCCTTCGTGGAAGTGGGCCAGAAAGTCAACGCGGGCGACACTCTGTGCATCGTTGAAGCGATGAAAATGATGAACCAGATCGAAGCCGATAAATCCGGCGTTGTGAAGGCGATCCTGGTCGAAAGCGGCCAACCGGTTGAATTTGACGAGCCGCTGGTTGTCATCGAATAA